One window from the genome of Streptomyces cadmiisoli encodes:
- a CDS encoding MarR family winged helix-turn-helix transcriptional regulator: MASPDTTRPDELTLEVVDLIGSVVALYHEEFEEAAGEHRLTGAQAKLLSLLSLEPLPMRKLAHKLKCEPSNVTGIVDRLESRGLAERRPDPGDRRVKLAAATDEGRRVARSMRESLRFAREPLAGLSKEERLTLRDLLRRMMETGSPQDPE; the protein is encoded by the coding sequence ATGGCCAGCCCTGACACCACCCGTCCCGACGAACTGACCCTGGAGGTCGTCGACCTGATCGGCTCGGTCGTGGCCCTGTACCACGAGGAGTTCGAGGAGGCCGCCGGCGAGCACCGGCTGACCGGCGCGCAGGCCAAGCTGCTCAGCCTGCTGTCACTGGAACCGCTGCCGATGCGCAAGCTCGCCCACAAGCTGAAGTGCGAGCCCTCGAACGTCACGGGCATCGTGGACCGGCTGGAGAGCCGGGGCCTCGCCGAGCGCCGCCCCGACCCGGGCGACCGCCGGGTGAAGCTGGCGGCGGCGACGGACGAGGGCCGCCGCGTGGCGCGGAGCATGCGGGAGTCGCTGCGTTTCGCGCGCGAGCCGCTGGCGGGGCTGAGCAAGGAGGAGCGGCTGACACTGCGGGACCTGCTGCGGCGGATGATGGAGACGGGATCGCCGCAAGATCCCGAATGA
- a CDS encoding NADP-dependent oxidoreductase, whose amino-acid sequence MSDTPALPAVSREWHLVSRPVGWPKPEDFALVETPMPTPGEGRLLVRNLYLSVDPYMRGRMSAAKSYVAPFELGKVMQGGAVGEVVASDAEGFAVGDHVLHFFGWREYAVVDAQSAVKVDAGAAPLSTYLGVLGMTGLTAYAGLLRTAAFKEGDVVFVSGAAGAVGSQVGQIARLKGASRVIGSAGSDEKVKLLVEEYGFDAAFNYKNGPVAEQLRAAAPDGVDVYFDNVGGDHLEAAIGSLNRGGRIAVCGMISVYNNTEPAPGPRNLARLIQTRGRIEGFLVGDHYDLQPLFVQEVGPWVASGALKYRETVVEGIENNLEAFLGVLRGDNTGKMIVKL is encoded by the coding sequence ATGAGCGACACCCCCGCACTCCCCGCCGTCAGCCGCGAGTGGCATCTGGTCAGCCGCCCGGTCGGCTGGCCGAAGCCCGAGGACTTCGCGCTGGTCGAGACCCCGATGCCGACACCCGGCGAGGGCCGGCTGCTGGTGCGGAATCTGTACCTCTCCGTGGACCCCTACATGCGCGGCCGAATGAGTGCCGCGAAGTCCTACGTCGCCCCGTTCGAGCTGGGCAAGGTCATGCAGGGCGGCGCGGTCGGCGAGGTCGTCGCCTCCGACGCGGAGGGCTTCGCCGTCGGCGACCACGTCCTGCACTTCTTCGGCTGGCGGGAGTACGCCGTCGTGGACGCGCAGAGCGCCGTCAAGGTCGACGCCGGGGCCGCGCCGTTGTCGACGTATCTCGGCGTCCTCGGCATGACCGGACTGACCGCGTACGCCGGTCTGCTGCGCACGGCCGCCTTCAAGGAGGGCGACGTGGTCTTCGTCTCCGGGGCGGCGGGTGCCGTGGGCAGCCAGGTGGGCCAGATCGCCCGGCTCAAGGGCGCCTCGCGGGTCATCGGCTCGGCCGGCTCCGACGAGAAGGTCAAGCTCCTGGTCGAGGAGTACGGCTTCGACGCCGCGTTCAACTACAAGAACGGCCCGGTGGCGGAGCAGTTGCGCGCCGCCGCCCCCGACGGCGTCGACGTGTACTTCGACAACGTCGGCGGCGACCACCTGGAGGCCGCGATCGGCTCCCTGAACCGGGGCGGCCGGATCGCCGTCTGCGGCATGATCTCGGTCTACAACAACACCGAGCCCGCCCCCGGCCCGAGGAACCTGGCCCGTCTCATCCAGACCCGCGGCCGTATCGAGGGCTTCCTGGTCGGCGATCACTACGACCTGCAGCCGCTGTTCGTGCAGGAGGTCGGTCCCTGGGTCGCCTCGGGAGCCCTGAAGTACCGGGAGACCGTCGTCGAGGGCATCGAGAACAACCTGGAGGCCTTCCTCGGCGTCCTGCGCGGCGACAACACCGGGAAGATGATCGTCAAGCTCTGA
- a CDS encoding organic hydroperoxide resistance protein, with product MPIQQSDVLYTAVATAENGRDGRVATDDGRLDVVVNPPEEMGGSGTGTNPEQLFAAGYSACFQGALGVVARRAGADVTGSTVTAKVGIGKNADGFGIVVEISAHIPKADAATAQALVEQAHQVCPYSKATRGDITVTLA from the coding sequence ATGCCCATCCAGCAGTCGGACGTCCTGTACACCGCAGTGGCCACCGCCGAGAACGGCCGCGACGGGCGCGTCGCCACCGACGACGGCAGGCTCGACGTCGTCGTCAACCCGCCCGAGGAGATGGGCGGCTCCGGCACCGGCACCAACCCGGAGCAGCTGTTCGCCGCCGGCTACAGCGCCTGCTTCCAGGGCGCCCTCGGCGTCGTCGCCCGCCGGGCCGGCGCCGACGTGACCGGCTCGACCGTCACCGCGAAGGTCGGGATCGGCAAGAACGCCGACGGGTTCGGGATCGTCGTCGAGATCTCGGCGCACATCCCGAAGGCCGACGCGGCCACCGCGCAGGCGCTCGTCGAGCAGGCCCACCAGGTCTGCCCCTACTCGAAGGCGACCCGCGGCGACATCACCGTGACGCTCGCCTGA
- a CDS encoding serine hydrolase domain-containing protein has product MTQEIHGTVADGFEEVRAEFAAFVATERHDYEGQLCAYVGGRRVVDLWAGPDGVSADTLYGVFSSTKGAAHIVVALLVQDGTLELDRKVTYYWPEFGAEGKGALTLRELVTHRAGLVGLDAGFTEEELADDRMIAERLADQRPFWRPGTAFGYHALVIGALAGEVVRRATGRTLQEVYEERVRAPYGLAFHLGLPASEEPRFRSVQPMAPTPQQRAVLDAARPGPHSLASIAFNTHVPGAGELEDHANSRTVRAKGPASAGGVAAARGLAGLYAAAISEVDGRPPLLKPDTVAEVGQIHSVGHDLVARAHKTFGLGFQATAESWYPCLGAGAFGHSGAGGSQAFADPRSGLAYGYTRRRCAFPGGAAPENERFVRAVHGAAL; this is encoded by the coding sequence ATGACGCAGGAGATCCACGGCACCGTCGCCGACGGTTTCGAGGAGGTGCGCGCGGAGTTCGCCGCCTTCGTCGCGACGGAGCGCCACGACTACGAGGGGCAGTTGTGCGCCTACGTCGGCGGGCGGCGGGTCGTCGACCTGTGGGCGGGACCGGACGGCGTCTCGGCCGACACGCTGTACGGCGTCTTCTCGTCCACCAAGGGCGCCGCCCACATCGTCGTGGCGCTCCTCGTCCAGGACGGCACGCTCGAACTGGACCGCAAGGTGACCTACTACTGGCCGGAGTTCGGCGCCGAGGGCAAGGGGGCGCTGACGCTGCGCGAGCTGGTCACGCACCGGGCGGGCCTGGTCGGTCTGGACGCCGGGTTCACCGAGGAGGAGCTGGCGGACGACCGGATGATCGCCGAGCGGCTCGCGGACCAGCGGCCGTTCTGGCGGCCCGGCACGGCCTTCGGCTACCACGCGCTGGTCATCGGGGCGCTCGCCGGCGAGGTCGTCCGGCGGGCCACCGGCCGCACCCTCCAGGAGGTGTACGAGGAGCGGGTGCGGGCCCCCTACGGACTGGCCTTCCACCTGGGCCTGCCGGCCTCGGAGGAGCCGCGTTTCCGGTCCGTGCAGCCCATGGCGCCGACGCCGCAGCAGCGGGCGGTGCTGGACGCCGCGCGGCCCGGACCGCACTCGCTCGCCTCGATCGCGTTCAACACGCATGTGCCCGGCGCGGGTGAGCTGGAGGACCACGCCAACTCCCGGACCGTGCGCGCCAAGGGTCCCGCGTCGGCGGGCGGGGTGGCCGCGGCGCGCGGTCTCGCCGGGCTGTACGCCGCGGCGATCAGCGAGGTGGACGGCCGGCCGCCGCTGCTGAAGCCGGACACGGTCGCCGAGGTGGGGCAGATCCACTCGGTCGGCCACGACCTGGTGGCCCGCGCCCACAAGACGTTCGGGCTCGGCTTCCAGGCGACGGCCGAGAGCTGGTACCCGTGTCTGGGTGCCGGGGCCTTCGGGCACAGCGGCGCGGGCGGCTCGCAGGCCTTCGCCGATCCGCGCAGCGGCCTGGCGTACGGCTACACGCGGCGCCGGTGCGCCTTCCCGGGCGGGGCGGCGCCGGAGAACGAGCGGTTCGTGCGCGCGGTGCACGGCGCGGCACTCTGA
- a CDS encoding M14 family zinc carboxypeptidase, with protein MRTTRTTPARPVLVAALALTTAGSLLFTAPATAGADDDPVTREGPALDRRAAKSPASTARQALTARVPDLSDRSTDDGHRGYPREQTLAPDPVNPADKSLKLGLTPYHAIAPRLNALQGLGDRVSVEVAGRSAGGHRLYLVTVTAPETVRQAREQSRLRELIEKAPAAAAADPAVEARYKTPVFFNNNIHGNEWEGTDASLELVERLATARDARTADLLAHSRLYFNITANPDGRIAGTRANAGGFDLNRDFVTASQPEARAMRRIMVDKQPAVMLDLHGYVNGTLIEPTTPPHGENYEYDLFLKNTYANALGMESAVNGLGYTPGKDGVAPAQIPFRDQEEGWDDWPPIFTPQYAAYHGAVAAHTVEIPLRVNNASYDTLPESELRRRSAINVDVAGAALEATLDFVRRRGTALVADQIEVFRRGAAGAAQVPVSAATVPGVPGIGPEDVYTTDFPRAYVIPADGQRSATAAARLVDHLLADDVRVTRATHPVRLDGRWYAEGSYVVDLRQPKRGLANALLSDGRDISDKVSVMYDISGWSLGRLWGATVRSVPGGSLPYAALRPVSAATPVGHVAPRGDLRLPLTDPAEVAALNSLLRQGVRVRQAADGSAIVPGSARRRAGAAARTYGVVFEAARTAGGTPLARVRVAAAVTPGELFALREMDFEVTPVSTAVLNAGFDWSAVDVLFVSAGLDHDALNAAARTALDAFLDGHGLVGRGAVGAALNADAGLLPVKAVQGNGDANGVVRVVNSGGRITGGAPGHGFVYAPVWFTDLGPGVRADQSYATGKPLVSGHWRPLPDGTGGPGAAAGRASVVSGRHAVLFGTEPLFRAHPKGEFPQIGRALFTMATM; from the coding sequence GTGCGCACCACGAGAACCACCCCAGCGAGGCCAGTGCTGGTCGCCGCTCTCGCCCTCACCACGGCCGGCTCTCTGCTGTTCACCGCTCCCGCCACCGCGGGCGCGGACGACGACCCCGTCACGCGCGAGGGCCCCGCCCTCGACCGGCGGGCCGCCAAGTCCCCGGCGAGCACCGCGCGTCAGGCGCTCACCGCCCGCGTCCCCGACCTGTCCGACCGCTCCACCGACGACGGCCACCGCGGCTACCCGCGCGAGCAGACCCTCGCGCCGGACCCGGTGAACCCGGCCGACAAGTCGCTCAAGCTGGGCCTGACCCCGTACCACGCCATCGCGCCCCGGCTGAACGCCCTCCAGGGCCTCGGGGACCGGGTCAGCGTCGAGGTCGCGGGGCGCTCCGCCGGCGGCCACCGGCTCTACCTCGTCACCGTCACGGCCCCGGAGACGGTGCGTCAGGCCCGGGAGCAGAGCCGGCTGCGCGAGCTGATCGAGAAGGCTCCGGCGGCGGCCGCCGCGGACCCGGCGGTCGAGGCGAGGTACAAGACGCCCGTCTTCTTCAACAACAACATCCACGGCAACGAGTGGGAGGGCACGGACGCCTCCCTGGAACTGGTCGAGCGGCTCGCGACCGCGCGGGACGCGCGGACCGCGGACCTGCTCGCGCACAGCCGTCTGTACTTCAACATCACGGCCAACCCGGACGGGCGGATCGCCGGCACCCGCGCGAACGCCGGCGGCTTCGACCTCAACCGCGACTTCGTCACCGCCTCCCAGCCGGAGGCCCGCGCGATGCGCCGGATCATGGTCGACAAGCAGCCCGCCGTCATGCTCGACCTGCACGGCTACGTCAACGGCACCCTGATCGAGCCCACCACCCCGCCGCACGGCGAGAACTACGAGTACGACCTCTTCCTGAAGAACACCTACGCCAACGCACTCGGCATGGAGTCGGCGGTCAACGGCCTCGGGTACACGCCCGGCAAGGACGGCGTGGCACCGGCCCAGATCCCCTTCCGCGACCAGGAGGAGGGCTGGGACGACTGGCCGCCCATCTTCACCCCGCAGTACGCGGCGTACCACGGCGCGGTCGCCGCGCACACCGTCGAGATCCCGCTGCGGGTCAACAACGCCTCCTACGACACCCTGCCGGAGAGCGAGCTGCGCCGCCGGTCCGCGATCAACGTCGATGTGGCGGGCGCGGCCCTGGAGGCCACGCTCGACTTCGTGCGGCGGCGCGGGACCGCCCTGGTCGCCGACCAGATCGAGGTCTTCCGGCGCGGAGCGGCGGGCGCCGCGCAGGTACCGGTGTCCGCGGCGACCGTGCCCGGCGTCCCCGGCATCGGCCCCGAGGACGTCTACACCACCGACTTCCCGCGCGCCTACGTGATCCCCGCCGACGGGCAGCGCTCCGCCACCGCGGCCGCCCGGCTCGTCGACCACCTGCTGGCCGACGACGTCCGCGTCACCCGCGCCACGCACCCCGTACGGCTGGACGGCAGGTGGTACGCCGAGGGCTCCTACGTCGTCGATCTGCGCCAGCCCAAGCGGGGACTGGCGAACGCGCTGCTGTCGGACGGCCGGGACATCAGCGACAAGGTCTCGGTCATGTACGACATCTCCGGCTGGAGCCTCGGCCGGCTGTGGGGCGCCACCGTCCGGTCGGTGCCGGGCGGGAGCCTGCCGTACGCCGCGCTGCGGCCGGTGAGTGCCGCGACGCCCGTCGGGCACGTCGCCCCGCGGGGCGACCTGCGGCTGCCGCTCACCGACCCGGCCGAGGTCGCCGCGCTCAACTCCCTGCTCCGGCAAGGGGTTCGTGTCCGGCAGGCGGCGGACGGCAGTGCGATCGTGCCGGGTTCGGCACGGCGGCGGGCGGGCGCCGCGGCACGGACGTACGGCGTCGTGTTCGAGGCCGCCCGCACCGCCGGCGGGACCCCGCTGGCCCGGGTCCGGGTCGCCGCCGCGGTCACACCCGGCGAGCTGTTCGCGCTGCGGGAGATGGACTTCGAGGTCACGCCGGTGTCGACGGCCGTGCTCAACGCGGGCTTCGACTGGTCGGCGGTGGATGTGCTGTTCGTGTCCGCGGGGCTGGACCACGACGCCCTGAACGCCGCGGCCCGGACCGCTCTCGACGCCTTCCTCGACGGCCACGGCCTCGTCGGCCGCGGCGCGGTGGGAGCGGCCCTGAACGCGGACGCGGGGCTGCTGCCGGTCAAGGCGGTCCAGGGCAACGGGGACGCCAACGGCGTGGTGCGGGTGGTGAATTCGGGCGGCCGGATCACCGGCGGCGCGCCCGGCCACGGTTTCGTCTACGCCCCCGTCTGGTTCACCGACCTCGGCCCCGGTGTGCGGGCGGATCAGTCGTACGCGACCGGGAAGCCGCTCGTGTCGGGGCACTGGCGTCCGCTGCCGGACGGCACCGGCGGACCCGGTGCCGCGGCCGGGCGCGCCTCGGTCGTCAGCGGTCGTCATGCGGTGCTCTTCGGTACGGAACCGCTCTTCCGGGCACACCCCAAGGGGGAATTCCCTCAGATCGGTCGGGCATTGTTCACCATGGCGACCATGTAA